Within the Serratia sp. UGAL515B_01 genome, the region TAGATGTCTAGATGTTTATATCTCCAGCCATCCAAACCCATATTTTACGGGGGAGAGGGAAGAGGGGGAGGGGGGGAGATGGGAGTAGGGGAAGGAATAGCCGCCTTTTCCAACAGACAACTCCATAGGTTAGGTAGATCTCGATCTAAGGGGTTAGCCCTTAAAAAAGCCACTGTACTAGTCATTTGATACACAGGGCAAAACGAAAACCCCGTTGAGGGTTTTCCTTGGAAAAGTGAATTGGTGGGAGGTAGCACAATGCTGAGTATTACACCGAACTTTGCACAGGAACGCGCACTGAACATGCTGCGCCGTGATTGGAAGTCGTTTAACTCTTTCATGGTCTATGCACCAACGGGCAGCGGTAAGACCGGGATGGCGGCTTTCATTGCTGATGGGCATGTGAGCCGGGGTATGCGGGTGCTTTTTATTGCTCCATACACAATTTTGATTAACCAGACTGCACAGCGCTTTATTGAGTATGGGCTTCCCGAGGACGAGATTAGTTTCATCTGGCAGAAGCACCCAAGTTATGACCCGTCATTGAAAATTCAGATCGCCAGCGCTGACACGCTGATCCGCCGTGATTTTCCCGACAACATCGATCTGTTGATTATCGATGAGGCCCACTTACGCAGAAAGCAAATACTGATTGAGATTGAGCGCTTGGTGCGTGAATCAGGCGTGAAGGTGATCGGTCTATCAGGCACACCGTTCTCCCCATTTTTGGGGAATTACTACCAGCGACTAATCAAGCCAACAACTATCAGCGAATTAATCCAGCGCGGTGATCTGAGTAATTACGAGTTTTACGCCCCTAGCAAGCCAGATTTGAAAGGGGTTAAAACCTCAGCTTCTGCCGATTACGGTGCTGACTACAACGAAAACCAACTGGCCGAAATCATGTGCGGTTCCGATCTCGTTGGCGACATTGTTGATAACTGGCTACAGAACGGCAGGGATCTGCCTACGGTGGCATTCTGCGTGAACGTTGCTCACGCCAATTTCGTTACGCTCCAGTTCAACAAAGCAGGGATCAATGCTGAGGTGATGGTAGCTGAAACTCCGCACGAGGAGCGTCAACTTATCATTCACCGCTTCGAAACGGGCGCAACGAAAATCATTGTTAGCGTCGGTGTATTGGTTGCCGGGTTCGACAGTGATGTTCGGTGCGTGATTTATGCCCGTCCAACTAAAAGCGAGATCCGTTGGTTACAGGCGCTAGGGCGGGGATTACGCACCGCACCAGGTAAAGAATCGTGTCTTATCTTCGATCATAGCGGCACCGTTCATCGCCTTGGGTTTCCTGATGCCATCGAATACGACGAATTGCCATCTAAATGTGACGGCATGAAGGAGTCAGCAGCACGCGCCGCTGAAGAGCGCCAGGAGAAATTACCCAAAGAGTGTAGCGAATGCCACTTCATGAAGCCTGCTGGCGTATACATCTGCCCTAAATGTGGATTTAAGCCACTTGCAGGGCAAGACGTGGAAACCGACACACAGCGTGGACTAAAAAAACTCGGCAAAGGTAAGCGAGTGTTCACCCATTCCGATAAACAAGCTTGGTGGAGTCAGATCAAGTTTTATCAACGGCAACGTGCCTCGATGGGAAAACCCGTTAGTGACGGCTGGTGCTCCCATACCTTCCGCGACAAGTTTGGCGAGTGGCCGAACAATCTGAGTGATTTTCCTATGGAGATAACGCCAGAGGTCAGCAGTTACATCAAACACAAATTAATCAAATTTGCAAAAGGCCGCGAGAAATCCGCCCATTCGGTTCCGCAGTCATGCAACACCCCCTCTGTGAATACCGTGAAAGTGATTAATGCCAGAAATCATATTGAAGAAATGCGTAAACATTTGAGGAAAGCAGTGTGAAGAAAGCGGTTGTGATAAATCAATCGGAAGTTAAAAGGCTTCTGAAATATTGCCCTGAGAGCGGCTTATTCACTTGGGCGATAAAGCCTAGCGCGGGTGTTGATTGTGGCAATGTTGCAGGAACAAAAAATACGCAAGGTTATATCAGCATCCTAATAAAGAGAAAGTCATATAAAGCCCACAGATTGGCATGGCTATATATGACAGGACACATACCTAATTGGGTTGATCACGTAAATGGAGTCAGAGACGACAATCGTTGGGTTAACTTGCGTGAGTGCACGCCACAGCAGAACGCGATAAATGCCAAGTTACGCAAAGACAGTAGCAGCGGAGTGAAGGGTGTTTATTGGCATGCCACAACTAAAAAATGGACTGCCCAAGCAAATTGCAAAGGAAAACGAGTGCACCTTGGTCGGTTTTCATCAATTGAAGAAGCAATTATAGCCAGAGAAAAATATGTAAAAGATAATTTTGATCTGAGGTTCTATCGTGAAAACTAATCTTAAAACATCAGAAGCTGCAAAAGGCCGATGGGCCGAAATTTTTGAACACTTTGGTTTGCCGCCGATTACAGGCAAGAACCACTTTAAAGGCGAGTGCCCGGTTTGCGGTGCTCGAGGCAAATTTCGTGTAGACGATCACCAAGGAACAGGTACATGGATTTGCACATGCGGCAGTGGTGACGGGATGAAGCTGCTTAACCTGACTCAAAGTAAATCGTTCGCTGAGTTGTGTTCTGAAGTGGATCGCCTCCTTGGTAATAACTATCGGCACATGACCATACCGGTTAGTAGTTCGGCAGCAAAGCAGCGGCAGCGTGTGATCAGTAAATTTTCAAAGCTGGTGGGCCTGCGTGGAACTACAGCAGCTGATTATTTACGCCAGCGCGGAATTAATCGCTTACCCGCCGAAGCCGTTCGGTTTAATGACCACCAGCGGCATGCTGGGCAGGTTTATCAAGCTCTGTATTCATTGGCTACAGACGATAAAGGGGAACTTTGCTACCTGCATCAGACGTTACTGGATGGCGAAAAGAAAGCGAACATAGATGACGCCAAGCGCCTTAAGTCGTTACAGGAACAAAACTACCTCGACCACGCTCGTTCGGTTGCTATCCGCATGTTCCCTGTTGCTTCCACCTTGGGCATTGCCGAGGGTATAGAAACAGCTCTTTCTTGCTATCAGGTTTATGGGGTGAATACCTGGGCAACTATCAACAGCACGTTCATGAAGAAATTTAGGGTTCCTGCTGGGGTTAAACATCTGATTGTTTTTGCTGATATGGATCTTCATTCAGCGACCGGGCAGGCAGCAGCTTTTGAATGTGCACATGCAAACCTGTTAGCAAAAAACGATTTGTTATCTGTCAGCGTCCGCTGGCCCGATAGCGGTGATTTTAATGATTTCCTGGTCAATGGTGATCAGGTTCGCGAGTTGGTTTTCTACAAAAAGGTGGCTGCATAATGCGCAATGATAATTCAGAACACAAAGCACTATTTACAATCCCTGAGCCTAAGTATGGAACCGCACTTGCCACTACCAAGCCGCTGCCACCCCAGCGCGTTATCACTGGACATAAACAAACAGACGCGTATTTGTGGGTACTGGAGGTTATCCAACTAAATGAACCATCACACCTGCAGGCGGCGGAGGATGCGCTGAAAAAGTTGAAGATAACCCCAAAGCAGGCGCAGGAACGTTACAGTGCCTATCTGATGAAATCGGGCGCCCAACCATTCCAGATCGCCTTTGGTACAATCTCGCTGGATAACCCGCAGGGCTATATCGATGGAGCAAAACGTAACATTGATAAGGCCAGCAAGGTACGAGCCATGTTTGGTACTTATGATGCGGCATTGGATAACACTCCACCTGAAAACCTCATGCTGTCGGGTGAGTTGAATGATGTTTATGGTGCGTATTGGGGATGGACGGAAAAAGAAATAGCCGAACAATGTGTGTGGGGCGAACGTTGCAATGAAATTAATGAGCAGCAAAAAGCGATTTCTCAAGGCTTTGTAAAACAGCTTCCCGAACCTTCAACGCTTTCTGATGTTGTTCGTGAATTCCAATATTGGGATTGGCTCTACTCCATGCGAAATAGCGCAGAAAAAGAGTTGGGTTATGAATATGCAGGTGGAGAGCGTAGTCACATCACTGATCGCGAGGATTACCTTGAAACCTTGCTACCCAAAATAAAGCCTGTAACAAGACCGGAAGCGCTTGAAGTGTGCAAGTGGATTCTGGAAGAAGACCGGTTTATGGACCGTGGTGATTTCACTAATTCCATCCTTCTCAACCTGGTCGGGGAGTGCGGCTGATGCGGGACATGTACGATATTTTGTCCCGCTGGGGGGCATGGGCGCGTGAAGACAGTGGTATTGACTACTCGCCAATCGCTGCTGGGTTTAAAGGGCTACTACCGCCGAGTTCTAGCGGCAAGCAATCTTGCTGTGATGATGATGGTTTGTTGATTGATGGATGTATTGCAAGACTAAAAAAGTACAAGCCCGACGAGTATGATCTGGTTCTTTTGCACCACTTTTACGGATTA harbors:
- a CDS encoding DEAD/DEAH box helicase, with translation MLSITPNFAQERALNMLRRDWKSFNSFMVYAPTGSGKTGMAAFIADGHVSRGMRVLFIAPYTILINQTAQRFIEYGLPEDEISFIWQKHPSYDPSLKIQIASADTLIRRDFPDNIDLLIIDEAHLRRKQILIEIERLVRESGVKVIGLSGTPFSPFLGNYYQRLIKPTTISELIQRGDLSNYEFYAPSKPDLKGVKTSASADYGADYNENQLAEIMCGSDLVGDIVDNWLQNGRDLPTVAFCVNVAHANFVTLQFNKAGINAEVMVAETPHEERQLIIHRFETGATKIIVSVGVLVAGFDSDVRCVIYARPTKSEIRWLQALGRGLRTAPGKESCLIFDHSGTVHRLGFPDAIEYDELPSKCDGMKESAARAAEERQEKLPKECSECHFMKPAGVYICPKCGFKPLAGQDVETDTQRGLKKLGKGKRVFTHSDKQAWWSQIKFYQRQRASMGKPVSDGWCSHTFRDKFGEWPNNLSDFPMEITPEVSSYIKHKLIKFAKGREKSAHSVPQSCNTPSVNTVKVINARNHIEEMRKHLRKAV
- a CDS encoding HNH endonuclease signature motif containing protein codes for the protein MKKAVVINQSEVKRLLKYCPESGLFTWAIKPSAGVDCGNVAGTKNTQGYISILIKRKSYKAHRLAWLYMTGHIPNWVDHVNGVRDDNRWVNLRECTPQQNAINAKLRKDSSSGVKGVYWHATTKKWTAQANCKGKRVHLGRFSSIEEAIIAREKYVKDNFDLRFYREN
- a CDS encoding toprim domain-containing protein; the encoded protein is MKTNLKTSEAAKGRWAEIFEHFGLPPITGKNHFKGECPVCGARGKFRVDDHQGTGTWICTCGSGDGMKLLNLTQSKSFAELCSEVDRLLGNNYRHMTIPVSSSAAKQRQRVISKFSKLVGLRGTTAADYLRQRGINRLPAEAVRFNDHQRHAGQVYQALYSLATDDKGELCYLHQTLLDGEKKANIDDAKRLKSLQEQNYLDHARSVAIRMFPVASTLGIAEGIETALSCYQVYGVNTWATINSTFMKKFRVPAGVKHLIVFADMDLHSATGQAAAFECAHANLLAKNDLLSVSVRWPDSGDFNDFLVNGDQVRELVFYKKVAA
- a CDS encoding helix-turn-helix domain-containing protein, which gives rise to MRNDNSEHKALFTIPEPKYGTALATTKPLPPQRVITGHKQTDAYLWVLEVIQLNEPSHLQAAEDALKKLKITPKQAQERYSAYLMKSGAQPFQIAFGTISLDNPQGYIDGAKRNIDKASKVRAMFGTYDAALDNTPPENLMLSGELNDVYGAYWGWTEKEIAEQCVWGERCNEINEQQKAISQGFVKQLPEPSTLSDVVREFQYWDWLYSMRNSAEKELGYEYAGGERSHITDREDYLETLLPKIKPVTRPEALEVCKWILEEDRFMDRGDFTNSILLNLVGECG
- a CDS encoding antiterminator Q family protein codes for the protein MRDMYDILSRWGAWAREDSGIDYSPIAAGFKGLLPPSSSGKQSCCDDDGLLIDGCIARLKKYKPDEYDLVLLHHFYGLSLRYIAKKRKCSDGTIRKEMQTAEGFIGGCLAMLDVKFSFD